The following proteins come from a genomic window of Lolium rigidum isolate FL_2022 chromosome 5, APGP_CSIRO_Lrig_0.1, whole genome shotgun sequence:
- the LOC124657439 gene encoding dehydration-responsive element-binding protein 1H-like produces MDMGAEHEQWISSPTSSSSPHHGTVQAKRPAGRTKFKETRHPVYRGVRHRGSAGRWVCEVRQSTYSLTAAGAWPGTHLTAESAARAHDAAMLALRGCSTSTPILNFADSALLLDVPSALPDLAAVSRAALAVALDSQRKQAKDGEAAVGATEATTPSLTEATSSQPCIDGTFEDPAALASDMLELDMLGEMDLGKYYADLAEGLLMEPLPHRRPPARDATTETAATAQPMLRYGATL; encoded by the exons ATGGACATGGGGGCCGAGCACGAGCAGTGGATCAGCTCCCCCACCTCATCGTCTTCTCCGCACCACGGAACGGTGCAGGCGAAGCGGCCGGCGGGGCGCACCAAGTTCAAAGAGACGCGGCACCCGGTGTACCGCGGCGTGCGGCACCGGGGCAGCGCGGGGCGGTGGGTGTGTGA agttaggcaatccacttatagttTAACAGCTGCGGGTGCCTGGCCCGGCACGCACCTCACCGCGGAGTCCGCCGCACGCGCGCATGACGCCGCCATGCTGGCCCTGcgcggctgctccacctccaccccgATCCTCAACTTCGCCGACTCCGCTTTGCTGCTCGACGTGCCGTCCGCGCTCCCCGACCTCGCTGCCGTCAGCCGCGCAGCGCTCGCCGTTGCACTGGACTCCCAGCGTAAGCAGGCCAAGGACGGCGAGGCCGCTGTTGGCGCCACTGAGGCAACTACTCCCA GCTTGACAGAGGCAACGTCGTCCCAGCCTTGTATCGATGGAACGTTTGAGGACCCGGCCGCACTGGCCAGCGACATGCTCGAACTCGATATGTTGGGAGAAATGGACCTAGGAAAGTACTACGCAGACCTAGCGGAGGGGCTACTCATGGAGCCGCTACcacaccgccggccgccggcgcgtGATGCGACAACGGAGACTGCGGCAACGGCGCAGCCGATGCTGCGCTATGGAGCCACTCTTTAA